A stretch of the Lolium perenne isolate Kyuss_39 chromosome 3, Kyuss_2.0, whole genome shotgun sequence genome encodes the following:
- the LOC139838444 gene encoding uncharacterized protein translates to MPHVTYFDPKEADSTLSRFVIGYRMELTKKYIIPCLVLVYFIYKNKCIYDSGTIMAMGWLTRPNIIVYGGTLKHGNFEGNSYDIVSASRATEIC, encoded by the exons ATGCCTCACGTGACATACTTTGACCCAAAGGAGGCTGATTCCACCTTATCGAG ATTTGTTATTGGTTATCGGATGGAGCTAACTAAAAAGTATATTATTCCGTGCTTGGTATTGGTTTATTTTATTTATAAGAACAAATGTATATATGATTCAG GTACAATAATGGCAATGGGATGGCTTACTCGACCAAATATCATTGTTTATGGTGGTACTCTTAAG CATGGAAACTTCGAGGGAAATTCATATGACATAGTATCTGCTTCCAG AGCTACGGAAATTTGTTAG